A genome region from Pirellulales bacterium includes the following:
- the lysA gene encoding diaminopimelate decarboxylase, which produces MSLATTSRPLCRDEIAGIAVPELAARFQTPCYAYDAAAIIERIAELRSFDVIRYAQKACSNLAILDLVRRQGVLVDAVSAGEIERARAAGYPATGEPPPVVYTADIFDRESLDLVVERGIHVNCGSPDMIDQLADRGVRGAITLRINPGFGHGHSQKTNTGGEHSKHGIWHEQLDACVSQARRRGLEVSGLHLHIGSGTDFEHLAQVCGAMDRLARRAGASLHEISAGGGLPTPYRPGDARIDLAAYFDLWDQTRRALEAAFGHKLRLEIEPGRYLVAESGYLISEIRAIKQTGGRTFYLLDAGFNNLARPILYGAYHPMSICPRDGRALDASELDEVVVGGPLCESGDIFTQTDGGFVATRGLPRAQIGDYLVIECAGAYGAVMASNYNSKPLAAEVLLRDGTAHLIRARQTFADLIRGESIPATEPRG; this is translated from the coding sequence ATGAGCCTAGCCACGACCAGCCGGCCGCTGTGCCGGGACGAAATCGCCGGGATCGCTGTGCCCGAGTTGGCCGCGCGTTTCCAGACGCCCTGCTACGCGTACGATGCCGCGGCGATCATCGAGCGGATTGCCGAGCTTCGCAGCTTCGACGTGATCCGCTACGCCCAGAAGGCCTGCTCGAACCTGGCGATTCTCGACCTGGTGCGGCGCCAAGGCGTCTTGGTCGATGCCGTCAGCGCAGGCGAGATCGAGCGCGCCCGGGCCGCCGGGTATCCGGCCACCGGCGAGCCACCGCCGGTCGTCTACACGGCCGACATCTTCGACCGGGAGTCGCTCGACCTGGTCGTCGAGCGAGGCATTCACGTCAATTGCGGTTCGCCCGACATGATCGACCAGTTGGCCGATCGCGGCGTGCGCGGCGCGATTACCCTGCGGATCAATCCGGGCTTCGGTCACGGCCACAGCCAGAAAACCAACACCGGCGGCGAGCACTCGAAACACGGCATCTGGCACGAGCAGCTCGATGCCTGCGTCTCCCAGGCGCGTCGCCGCGGATTGGAAGTCAGCGGCCTGCATCTGCACATCGGCTCGGGCACCGACTTCGAGCATTTGGCACAGGTGTGCGGCGCGATGGACCGTCTGGCGCGGCGCGCCGGCGCCAGCCTGCACGAGATCAGCGCCGGCGGCGGTCTGCCGACGCCGTATCGCCCCGGCGATGCGCGAATCGACCTGGCCGCATACTTTGACCTTTGGGACCAGACGCGTCGCGCGCTCGAAGCGGCCTTCGGGCACAAGCTGCGGCTCGAGATCGAGCCGGGCCGGTACCTGGTCGCGGAAAGCGGTTATCTGATCAGTGAGATTCGCGCGATCAAACAGACCGGCGGGCGGACGTTCTATCTGTTGGACGCCGGTTTCAACAATCTGGCGCGACCGATCCTGTACGGCGCATATCACCCCATGTCGATCTGCCCGCGCGACGGCCGCGCGCTCGACGCGAGCGAGCTCGACGAAGTGGTCGTGGGGGGGCCCCTGTGCGAGTCGGGCGACATCTTTACCCAGACCGACGGCGGGTTTGTCGCGACGCGCGGCTTGCCCCGCGCCCAGATCGGCGACTACCTGGTCATCGAATGCGCGGGCGCCTACGGTGCGGTCATGGCGTCGAACTACAATTCGAAGCCCTTGGCCGCCGAGGTCTTGCTGCGCGACGGCACAGCCCATTTGATTCGTGCGCGCCAGACGTTTGCCGACTTGATTCGCGGCGAGTCGATCCCAGCGACCGAGCCGCGCGGCTAG